The following DNA comes from Ornithobacterium rhinotracheale DSM 15997.
TGGCTCTGCCACCCCTGGCGAGTATGCCAGTGCCAAATCACGCTGTGTAGCGTGCGGTTTTGAGGGGATTACTTCAATTTTTCCCCTCGGACTTTTTTTATGATAATCTAATGCTTCTTGCCTTAATTCGTCGGCTATTCTAGGATTTTTCATTTCTTAAATTTAACTATTTACTTGATGTAAAATCAATGCAAAGTTAAGCCTTTCAATTTTTAGATGATAAAAAATAATTACTTTTGTGTTATAAAGCTATCAAAAAATATAATTCCTCATGTTGATATCAAGTGTTCAAAATCAGAAAATCAAGGATTTAATCAAACTGCAACAAAAATCCCGCGACCGAAAAAAAACTGGTCTTTTGGTAGCCGAAGGTGTGCAGGAAAATCTTTTGGCTTTGCAAAATGGTTTTGAGGCAGAGAGCTCTTTCGTTTGTCCTGATTTTTTTTCAGATGAAGAATTAAAACAAAAATTACCTGAAAATCAGATTTTTGAAATTACTCAAGAGATTTTTGAAAAGATAGCATACCGTAAAACAACGGGCGGAATTTTAGGCGTTTACAAACAGAAATTAAACGATTTACAAGATTTAAAACATATTGAAAATCCGCTGATTGTAGTGCTCGAGCAGGTGGAAAAACCTGGAAACCTTGGGGCTATTTTACGCTCGGCAGATGCCGCTGGTGCCGATGCTGTGGTGGTGTGCGATGAGCGTGTAGATTTCTTTAACCCCAATGTGGTGCGTAGTAGCGTGGGAACGGTTTTTACCAATAAAATTATTGCTGCCAATGCGCAAGATTTTGTCAAATTTTGCCGTGAACAAAAAATCCAGATTTTGGCTACTTTTTTGCGCGATAACACGCGCGACTTGTTCGCTTGCCAAATGAAAGTGGGAACTGCGCTTGTTTTTGGTACAGAATCTACGGGATTAAGCGATTTTTGGCTAAACGATGTAACGCACACCATCAAAATCCCGATGAATGGCAAAGTGGACTCACTCAATGTGAGTAACGCCGTGGCAATCTGCTTGTACGAAGCAGTGAGACAGCGTAGAGGGTGTTAATAAAAAAGCGCCACAAATATGTGACGCTCAAAAATTACTTAAAATTCAATTTATTTTATTGGCTTCAGTGATATTGCATATCCTCCGCTTCTTGCCATTTTAATCTTTATCTTAGACTTATTAGTTACTACTTTTTTATAAATATGGTAAGATTGCGGTTTTTTTTCATAATCGGCATTTTTACCGTCTTCATAAATAGTTGCTTCATATTTTTTACCTTTATCCAAGAATGAAAGATTTACTGTATAATCTCTCGCATTCTCATCAGTAATTCCACCAACAAACCATTCATTTTTACCTTTAGCTTTTCTCGCTGTATGGATGTAATCCCCTGGTTCTGCTGCAAGAATAATTGTGTCATCCCAATCGGCAGGTACATCTTTTATAAATTGGAATGCATCCATATGTTTTTTATAATTCTCTGGCAAATCTGCTGCCATCTGCAATGGCGAATACATCACAACATAAAGACCTAATTGCTTAGCCAAAGTTGTTTTTACAAATCTTGTATCTCCAGGGAAATAATAATCGATTTTGGTTTGGAAAATTCCTGGCGTGTAATCCATTGCTCCTCCCATAAATCGAGTAAATGGCAAAATTGTTTGATGCTCTGGTGGATTTCCTCCAAACACTTCATATTCTGTACCTCGTGCTGCTTCTGCTGCGACCCAGTTAGGATAAGTTCTGCTCAAACCAGTTGGTCTCACAGATTCGTGAGAATTCACCATTACTTTGTATTTAGCAGCTTTTTCTGCGATTCTATTGTAATGATTGATCATCCATTGACTATAATGATGCTCTCCTCTTGGAATAATATTTCCCACATACCCTGTTTTTACCGCATCATATCCATATTTGTTCATCAATTTAAATGCATCGTCTGCCCATCTCTCATAATTGGTTGCAGAGCCAGATGTTTCGTGGTGCATAATTAATTTGATTCCTTTTTTATGAGCATAATCGTTCAACATTTTTATGTCAAAATCTGGATAAGGTGAAATGAAGTCAAATACAAATTCTTTTGATTTCCCGAACCAATCTTCCCAACCTTCATTCCAACCTTCAATCAATAAGCCGTCAAATCCATTTTCTGCGGCAAAATCAATATATTCTTTGACTTTTTCATTATTTGCAGCGTGCTTTCCAGTTGGCTTTAACTTAGAAAAATCAGTTTCTCCAATTTTCACATTGTCGGCATCTGAATAAGCCCACGAAGATTTTCCGATAATCATTTCCCACCAAACTCCCATGTATTTGGTTGGTTTTATCCATGAAGTATCTTGATATTTTGTCGGCTCATTCAAGTTAAAAATCATTTTTGATGCCAAAACACCCTCAGCCTTTGGAGAAACAATCACGACTCTCCAAGGTGTAAATGCACTTGTCTGGATATATCCTTTTGCTCCTTGCGCATCTGGCGTTAAATGAATTTTTAAACTTAATTTATTTGCATCCACATCTAAATTTGATGCTGGATAGTTAATTACAGCAGCTTCAGCAATATTTAAATACAACGGTTTCCCATCTTCTCGCTTAAGCATCAAAGGTGATTGCACTGCATTTTTAATCGGAGATTGTGAAACATTTTGCTCTACGCTTTGTTCCCATCTTTCAGGCACCTCTGACAATTTTGAGGTTTGATAAACATACTCTTGCGTATCATAGTCTCCCGCAATCCACCAAGCTTTTGGGTCAAATGGCAGATTGAACTCGGAGTTTTCCTCTTTAATTATGAAATAATTTAAATTCTTTTGTTCTGGAAATTCATATCGGAACGCTAGCCCATCATCAAATAACCTAAATTGAATAATTAAAACCTTATCATCTTTTTCATGCAACAACCTTACATCTAATTCATTATAATGATTTACATATTCTTTTTTTTCTCCCAAAACAGGTTTCCATTTCTCGTTTTTCGAGTCTCTACTTTCTGACACGAACTTAAACCCAGAATCAAAACTGTAACTTTCCTGATTGGTAATATCTTTAAGGTTGTATGTTGCTTCTTTATATATTTCAAAACCTAACTTTGAATCATTTATAATTTGCTCTCCCTTATACTTTAAATTATAGTAGGGTACTCCATTTTTTAAACTAAACTCTAATTGAAAATCTCCATTCGGCGACTCCAAACTTTGTCCAAAAATTGAAACCGAAATCAATGTAATTAATACTACAAAAATCTTCTTCATACTTTATTATATTTTAATATCCTTTATTTTGAATTAAATTAGTATTTACGATTAAATCCTTTGATGGTATTGGATAAAGATTTTTGAATTCCTCAACACCTTTACCTTCTTTCACACCTCCTTTCCACGGCCAAACATATTGCCCCGTAGTAAATTTATTATACCTGATCAAATCAGTTCTTCTCATTGCTTCCCAAGCTAGTTCACGAGCTCTTTCATCTAAAATAAAATCTAAAGTAAGTTCGCTTTCTCTAATATTTCCGTCTTTGCTTCTATAAGCTCTTTCCCTAATCTTATTTACTAAATCTAAGGCCTTAGCTTTATCTCCGCCACCTCCTCTAAGAACAGCCTCTGCATACATTAGATAAGAATCTGCTAGTCTAAATAAAGGAAAATCTGTATCTACAAAATTTCCAGTAGCATCCGATCCAGCTCTACCTGTAGAAGTTATATTTTTAAACTTAATCAACGGATATCCTTCTGAGAAATTTGAGACATTGTTTATTTCCAATGTTTGTCCATCTGTATAGAATCTACCTCTGACATCTTTAGTTCCATTTGTATTTGGAAATTTTTCAACTAAACTTTTTGTCGTTCTCAAACCATACCAACCTCCGTTAATTCCATATTCTGAAGCCTTCATGCTACCTCCTACACCTGCGTGAATAATGTAAGTAGTTCCTCCCCAAGTCCTTGTACTTGTACCATTGAAATTAATTGGAAAAATAACTTCATTATTGTCTATATTGTTATCAGATAAAAATAAATTTTCGTATTTTGGATTTAGTGAATAGCCTGCATTATTTACTTTATCAGAATACTCAACAGCTTCTTTATATCTTTGTTCTCCTATATACACCTCTGCATTTAAATATAATTTAGCTAACAACATCCAAGCCGCAGCTCTATCTGCTCTTCCATATTCATTTGTTCTTGGTTCTTTTAGTTTGCCCTTTATTTCCAGAAGTTCTTTTTCAACGAATTTAAAAAGTTCTGCTCTCTTAATTAGTGACGGCTGACTTGCCCCTATTTTAAAATTCTCATCTACAAAAGGCATATTTCCAAATAAATCCAAGGCATGATAATAACTAAGAGCTCTTAAAAATCGAGCTTCAGCTCTATAGCCTTTAATTTTCTCTATATCAGTAACAGAGAAACCTCTTGAATTCAATCGACTATCAGATGTCTCTCTTATAAATTCATTTGCCAATGTCACTTGATACATCACTCTATAATACATTGCTGTGGTAAACTGATTATCTGCTCCCCAAGTCATATTATGTAAGTCTGGCAAATTTGCATCTCCCCAAGCTATAATGGCTTCATCAGTCGGTAATTCTTGTAACTGAAAATACTGTCTTAAATAATTTGACATGCCCCCATCAATTCCTCCAATATCTTGGCTGCCATCTCCATCCGTTTGTCCTCCTACAGCAAGCCCCGCATAACATTTCGCAAGAACTCCAATATAATTTTCTGGATTTTCGTATACTTTTTCTGAAGTATAACTACTACTATCAAATTCTCCTAAATCCTTTTCGCATGAGTAAAACCCCATACTTACAAAAATTGCTAATAATCCTATTTTTATATTTCTAAGTATCATATGATTTATTATTTAGATTTTTTAAAATTGAAGATTTACCCCGAGCGAGTAAACTCTTGGTCGCTGATAAAAGTTATTATCAATTCCACTTGAGATTTCTGGATCAATCCCACTATAACTTGTAATTACAAATACATTATTTATAGAAGCTGTTAACTTAAGTTTGGAATTACCTACAAACTTAGGTAAGCTATAGCCTAAATTAATATTATCCATTCTTAAGAAAGATGCTTTCTCTACATAATAATCTGAGAAGAACTGTTGTTCATTAAAGTTTGAATTATAATAATCTCGACTCAAATTTGTTAAATATCCATTAACCTCTAGCAATTGCAATGTTCCAAATTGAGAATTCATATTATTATAAACATAGTTTCCTAAGCTTGCCCTCAAACTACATCCAAAATTCCAATTTTTATATCTTACAGATGTTGAAAATCCATACAAAGATTTAGGCAATGGGGACTCGTAAGGTCTTAAATCTTGTTCGTTAATTACTCCATCTTTATTGAAGTCTACATACTTTCCCTCTATTGGTTTTCCATCTTTATATATTTGCTCATAAACATAGAACGAATTTGGTTTATGATCAACAGCTTGAACTTGGATTGTAGCTCCTGTGATACCATTAATCCCTCCTGTTTGCACTTTTTGATTTGGATTATTTGTCACCGATAAATTCGTAACTTTTGAATCTTGCCATGTTGCATTAAATGTCATATCCCATGAAAAATCTTCTTTTTCAATCGCTTTTATCACAGCTGAAACCTCAAGACCTTTTGCTTCCATATTTCCAACATTAGTCAAAAGTAAATTGGTAAAATTAGCTCCCGCAGGGACTGGTACAACACTTAACAAATCTGAAGTTTTTCTTTTATATGCATCAACATTAAATAAAATTCTATCTCTTAACAAGCCAAAATCTAAACCTATGTTTCCTGTTTTTGTTGTTTCCCATTTAATATCAGAATCGTAACCATTAGGTCTAAGCAAATTATAGTATGTATTTCCAAATAAATACCTTGTACTACTATCTGACTCACTATAAATTGGTAAATATGGATAATTAGAACCTATATCTTGCTGACCTGTAACGCCCCATCCCCCTCTAACTTTCAAGGTTGAAATGATCCCAATATCTTCTAAAAATGCTTCTTTATCCAATCTCCATGCCAATGAAACCGAAGGGAAAATACCAAATCTGTTATCTTCATTAAACCTTGAAGAGCCATCTCTACGAACTGTTGCCGTCAATAAGTATCTATCTTTTAAAGTATAATTAAGCCTTCCATAATATGAAAGCAAAATATTTTGAGTAAAGAAATCAACCCCCGATACAGGACTCAAAACACCTAAACCGTTTTTGGTAGGAGAGAAAGGAACATTCTCATTCCATTTTTGGTATGAATACCCTACCATTAAATCTAAATCAGAATCTAATTGCTCAAGACGTTTTGTGTAATTAAAATATAATTCTAGTAATCTATTCTTCTTAACTTGACTATACTTTCTAAAATTTCCTTTATCCGCATAAACAGTTGATAAGGTTGGTAATTGAGTTACGCTCCCATTCGAATCAGAATAATCCAAACCTAAATTCAAATTCACTTTTAAATCTGGCAAAAAGTGAAATTTATAATCAAACTGAATATTACTTAGCACTCTTCTTACATATGAATAATCAAATCTTTGATTAAGCAAAGACAGAGGATTCTTTGTTGCATTCACATTTGGGGAACCATCAGAATTCACCCATGTCCAGTACCCCCCAAATTGAGACATATTCGGAGCAAAAACAGGCTGAGTTGGAGCGAAAGAGACCGCAGAACCAATCGCTTCTGTACTCGCAAATCTATTTTCTGCATAAGTTCCTTTTGCATTGATATTAATTGCTAAATGATTATCAAATAATCTCGGATTAATATTTAAACCTAAAGTAGTTCTTTCTATATTGTTGGTTTTTAA
Coding sequences within:
- a CDS encoding SusC/RagA family TonB-linked outer membrane protein, with the translated sequence MKKNNIKLKNLLIFASFLSSGIAFSQMKIEGVVKSVEGYPEVGALISINGSEVTETDSEGNYVLEVFPNQIQSKTFTLNVEGLDGKVASKVFDFTDGTNVRNDFILHGIVLDDVVAIGYGSVKKSDLTGAVTAISSKDFNEGVISSPEQLIQGKAAGVQITSNGGAPGSGSMIRVRGTASLNASNDPLIVIDGMPIDNGGIHGAANPLALINPNDIESFNILKDASAAAIYGNRATNGVIIITTKKGKSGDIRVNYNATTSISEKFGEIDMLNADEYKQIANKYLSPDKLALMGNADTHWQNQIYRLAVGFDNNLSISGGIGRVPVRLSVGYLNQDGILKTNNIERTTLGLNINPRLFDNHLAININAKGTYAENRFASTEAIGSAVSFAPTQPVFAPNMSQFGGYWTWVNSDGSPNVNATKNPLSLLNQRFDYSYVRRVLSNIQFDYKFHFLPDLKVNLNLGLDYSDSNGSVTQLPTLSTVYADKGNFRKYSQVKKNRLLELYFNYTKRLEQLDSDLDLMVGYSYQKWNENVPFSPTKNGLGVLSPVSGVDFFTQNILLSYYGRLNYTLKDRYLLTATVRRDGSSRFNEDNRFGIFPSVSLAWRLDKEAFLEDIGIISTLKVRGGWGVTGQQDIGSNYPYLPIYSESDSSTRYLFGNTYYNLLRPNGYDSDIKWETTKTGNIGLDFGLLRDRILFNVDAYKRKTSDLLSVVPVPAGANFTNLLLTNVGNMEAKGLEVSAVIKAIEKEDFSWDMTFNATWQDSKVTNLSVTNNPNQKVQTGGINGITGATIQVQAVDHKPNSFYVYEQIYKDGKPIEGKYVDFNKDGVINEQDLRPYESPLPKSLYGFSTSVRYKNWNFGCSLRASLGNYVYNNMNSQFGTLQLLEVNGYLTNLSRDYYNSNFNEQQFFSDYYVEKASFLRMDNINLGYSLPKFVGNSKLKLTASINNVFVITSYSGIDPEISSGIDNNFYQRPRVYSLGVNLQF
- a CDS encoding RagB/SusD family nutrient uptake outer membrane protein, whose product is MILRNIKIGLLAIFVSMGFYSCEKDLGEFDSSSYTSEKVYENPENYIGVLAKCYAGLAVGGQTDGDGSQDIGGIDGGMSNYLRQYFQLQELPTDEAIIAWGDANLPDLHNMTWGADNQFTTAMYYRVMYQVTLANEFIRETSDSRLNSRGFSVTDIEKIKGYRAEARFLRALSYYHALDLFGNMPFVDENFKIGASQPSLIKRAELFKFVEKELLEIKGKLKEPRTNEYGRADRAAAWMLLAKLYLNAEVYIGEQRYKEAVEYSDKVNNAGYSLNPKYENLFLSDNNIDNNEVIFPINFNGTSTRTWGGTTYIIHAGVGGSMKASEYGINGGWYGLRTTKSLVEKFPNTNGTKDVRGRFYTDGQTLEINNVSNFSEGYPLIKFKNITSTGRAGSDATGNFVDTDFPLFRLADSYLMYAEAVLRGGGGDKAKALDLVNKIRERAYRSKDGNIRESELTLDFILDERARELAWEAMRRTDLIRYNKFTTGQYVWPWKGGVKEGKGVEEFKNLYPIPSKDLIVNTNLIQNKGY
- a CDS encoding glycoside hydrolase family 97 protein, yielding MKKIFVVLITLISVSIFGQSLESPNGDFQLEFSLKNGVPYYNLKYKGEQIINDSKLGFEIYKEATYNLKDITNQESYSFDSGFKFVSESRDSKNEKWKPVLGEKKEYVNHYNELDVRLLHEKDDKVLIIQFRLFDDGLAFRYEFPEQKNLNYFIIKEENSEFNLPFDPKAWWIAGDYDTQEYVYQTSKLSEVPERWEQSVEQNVSQSPIKNAVQSPLMLKREDGKPLYLNIAEAAVINYPASNLDVDANKLSLKIHLTPDAQGAKGYIQTSAFTPWRVVIVSPKAEGVLASKMIFNLNEPTKYQDTSWIKPTKYMGVWWEMIIGKSSWAYSDADNVKIGETDFSKLKPTGKHAANNEKVKEYIDFAAENGFDGLLIEGWNEGWEDWFGKSKEFVFDFISPYPDFDIKMLNDYAHKKGIKLIMHHETSGSATNYERWADDAFKLMNKYGYDAVKTGYVGNIIPRGEHHYSQWMINHYNRIAEKAAKYKVMVNSHESVRPTGLSRTYPNWVAAEAARGTEYEVFGGNPPEHQTILPFTRFMGGAMDYTPGIFQTKIDYYFPGDTRFVKTTLAKQLGLYVVMYSPLQMAADLPENYKKHMDAFQFIKDVPADWDDTIILAAEPGDYIHTARKAKGKNEWFVGGITDENARDYTVNLSFLDKGKKYEATIYEDGKNADYEKKPQSYHIYKKVVTNKSKIKIKMARSGGYAISLKPIK
- a CDS encoding TrmH family RNA methyltransferase; translation: MLISSVQNQKIKDLIKLQQKSRDRKKTGLLVAEGVQENLLALQNGFEAESSFVCPDFFSDEELKQKLPENQIFEITQEIFEKIAYRKTTGGILGVYKQKLNDLQDLKHIENPLIVVLEQVEKPGNLGAILRSADAAGADAVVVCDERVDFFNPNVVRSSVGTVFTNKIIAANAQDFVKFCREQKIQILATFLRDNTRDLFACQMKVGTALVFGTESTGLSDFWLNDVTHTIKIPMNGKVDSLNVSNAVAICLYEAVRQRRGC